A portion of the Oryzias melastigma strain HK-1 linkage group LG1, ASM292280v2, whole genome shotgun sequence genome contains these proteins:
- the LOC112137466 gene encoding sarcalumenin, with protein sequence MVRRSLAAKMKPLLSACCFLSLLALSSAESSVHDEEVMVHHLHLQQPEGDHFSCNCDAEEKPAGQTSSNDTPAPERPMCQPCKPTVASAEESAVPFGENEGDREPAPEHDRSTEVTTTEGEEVIEKSGEVTSEEQESVEESLGDNNMKNQVFEAAELTKNKEEEETLIEAEDEETLKEAEEEETLKETEEEEKTLTGAEEENLTEAEEEETLTQTEEEEKTLIEAVEEEVTLTEAVEEETLTQIEEEGKTLIEAVEEEVTLTEAAEEEEETLTEAEEEEVLAEAEEEVNQPETGESKEIQELLQVDEEHESQKAEEEEQESDQDEEVVEELENGEPQEQTGMGPDKETAEELNFNPEQEPEAAEADIDVNIEPEEILQPEPDVQSKQAATTERPAQSPIKGEASGSALRDRSHIENMLEVATEPSTEVSGAIKKLLNIYHKAIKPMEDAFKYNELRQHEVTDGEITSKPMVLFLGPWSVGKSSMINYLLGLHGTSQELYTGAEPTTSEYTVIMHGDKFRTIEGIVMAADSSRSFSPLEKFGQGFLERFVGIEMSHKLLERVTFVDTPGIIENRKQQERGYPYNEVCQWFIDRADLIFLVFDPTKLDVGGELEMLFRQMKGRESQIRLILNKADSLSTQDLMRVYGALFWSMAPLINVTEPPRVYVSSFWPLDYAVDTSRDLFMKEEISLLEDLNQVIENQIENKIAFIRQHAIRVRIHALLVDRYLQTYHEKLGWFDDPHEVFQDIVNDPDKYYIFKSILAKTNVSKFDLPDKEAYQDFFGVNPVSNFKQLSQHCSWAGGCLLEKIERAISQELPALLSSVSKNSDTPAPAKASPSPPPPLPGTCQGPECEERPKNRWRRQ encoded by the exons AGTCCTCCGTCCACGATGAGGAGGTTATGGTGCATCATCTGCATCTCCAGCAGCCAGAAGGAGACCACTTCTCCTGCAACtgtgatgcagaggagaagccAGCCGGCCAGACTTCGTCTAACGATACCCCGGCACCGGAGAGACCGATGTGTCAGCCCTGCAAACCCACTGTAGCTTCTGCAGAAGAGTCTGCTGTCCCCTTTGGGGAGAATGAAGGGGACAGAGAGCCTGCACCTGAACATGACCGTTCTACTGAAGTGACTACAACTGAAGGAGAGGAGGTGATAGAGAAGAGTGGAGAGGTGACATCAGAGGAGCAGGAGTCTGTGGAGGAGTCGTTGGGGGATAACAATATGAAGAATCAAGTGTTTGAAGCAGCCGAACTAACCAAAAataaagaggaggaggagacctTAATAGAGGCTGAAGACGAGGAGACCTTAAAAGAGGCTGAAGAGGAGGAGACTTTAAAAGAgactgaagaggaggagaagaccTTAACAGGGGCTGAGGAGGAGAACTTAACAgaggctgaggaggaggagacttTAACACAgactgaagaggaggagaagacaTTAATAGAGGCTGTAGAGGAGGAGGTGACCTTAACAGAGGCTGTAGAGGAGGAGACTTTAACACAGATTGAAGAGGAGGGGAAGACATTAATAGAGGCTGTAGAGGAGGAGGTGACCTTAACAgaggctgcagaggaggaggaggagacccTAACAGAggctgaagaggaggaggtcttagcagaggctgaggaggaGGTGAATCAACCTGAGACAGGCGAGTCAAAAGAAATCCAGGAACTGTTACAGGTCGATGAAGAACACGAGAGTCAAaaagctgaagaagaagaacaggAATCGGATCAAGATGAAGAGGTAGTTGAGGAGTTAGAAAATGGAGAGCCACAAGAGCAAACAGGTATGGGACCAGATAAGGAAACAGCAGAAGAATTAAACTTCAATCCGGAGCAGGAACCAGAAGCAGCAGAAGCTGACATAGATGTAAATATAGAACCAGAGGAGATTCTTCAGCCGGAACCTGATGTACAGAGCAAGCAAGCGGCAACTACAGAAAGGCCGGCACAGTCTCCAATCAAAG GTGAAGCTTCAGGCTCCGCCCTTAGAGATCGTTCCCACATAGAGAACATGCTGGAAGTGGCAACCGAACCCTCGACAGAGGTGTCTG GTGCTATAAAGAAGCTGCTGAACATTTACCACAAGGCCATCAAACCAATGGAAGATGCTTTCAAGTACAATGAGCTCAGGCAGCATGAAGTCACAG ATGGTGAGATCACATCCAAGCCCATGGTTCTGTTCTTGGGACCCTGGAGTGTTGGCAAGTCTTCCATGATCAACTACCTGCTGGGTCTCCATGGCACAAGCCAAGAACTCTACACAG GTGCTGAGCCAACCACATCCGAGTACACCGTCATAATGCACGGGGACAAGTTTCGAACCATAGAGGGCATCGTGATGGCAGCAGACAGCTCCCGCTCCTTCTCTCCCCTGGAGAAATTTGGTCAGGGTTTTCTGGAGCGATTTGTTGGAATAGAGATGTCCCACAAGCTGCTGGAGAGGGTCACGTTCGTCGACACGCCGGGCATCATTGAAAACCGCAAACAGCAAGAAAGAG GGTACCCGTACAATGAGGTGTGCCAGTGGTTCATCGACCGGGCGGACTTGATCTTCCTGGTGTTCGACCCCACCAAGCTTGATGTGGGCGGGGAACTGGAGATGCTCTTCAGGCAGATGAAGGGCCGTGAATCCCAGATTCGTCTCATCCTCAACAAAGCCGACAGTCTCTCCACGCAGGACCTGATGAGGGTGTATGGGGCTTTGTTTTGGAGCATGGCACCTCTCATCAACGTTACAGAGCCTCCTCGCGTGTACGTCAGCTCCTTCTGGCCTTTGGATTATGCTGTTGACACCAGCAGAGATCTCTTTATGAAGGAGGAGATCTCCCTGTTGGAGGACCttaaccag gtgattgaaaatcaaatagaaaacaaaattgcCTTCATCCGTCAACACGCCATCCGTGTGCGAATCCACGCCCTGCTGGTTGATCGCTACCTCCAGACCTACCATGAGAAGCTGGGCTGGTTTGATGACCCTCATGAGGTTTTCCAGGACATTGTCAATGACCCAGACAAGTATTACATCTTCAAGTCCATCCTCGCCAAAACCAACGTCAGTAAATTTGACCTTCCAGACAAGGAGGCCTACCAGGACTTTTTTGGAGTTAACCCAGTGTCTAACTTCAAGCAGCTGTCCCAGCACTGCAGCTGGGCTGGAGGCTGTCTGCTGGAGAAGATAGAGAGAGCCATCTCACAGGAGCTTCCAGCTCTGCTCAGCAGCGTCAGCAAAAACTCTGACACTCCTGCTCCTGCCAAGGCGTCCCCATCGCCGCCACCGCCGCTCCCCGGTACATGCCAGGGTCCAGAGTGTGAAGAAAGACCCAAGAATCGCTGGAGAAGGCAGTGA